The proteins below come from a single Chryseobacterium capnotolerans genomic window:
- a CDS encoding DAPG hydrolase family protein yields the protein MKPTKEIEEVMFRDINALLSPKPIALEAGIRRLENGMLHIAMRNVLHHCKGKMLDWWFKYFETTEDLKLWHPHDHVKHGGWDSQWIKNENYIGATIHATESLGDIPPVSATIKFHDPAEIFDADILKKAYAEGSVSAVIYARIGFGENTPVDSNGDPIDGYMFHVVRDTLQGSTLRSHFYLGALMADTENHLPDEVGFGLMEHCYSEFTYLAHVLPSLYYAKNKEGDKAPLPW from the coding sequence ATGAAACCTACAAAGGAAATCGAAGAAGTAATGTTCAGGGATATCAATGCACTTTTATCTCCTAAACCCATAGCCCTTGAAGCAGGAATAAGGAGATTGGAAAACGGAATGCTGCATATTGCCATGAGGAATGTTCTGCATCATTGTAAAGGGAAAATGCTGGATTGGTGGTTCAAATATTTTGAAACCACAGAAGATCTTAAGCTCTGGCATCCTCATGATCATGTAAAACACGGCGGCTGGGACAGCCAATGGATTAAAAATGAGAACTATATAGGAGCTACTATACATGCTACAGAATCTCTCGGCGATATTCCGCCTGTATCTGCTACGATAAAGTTCCATGATCCTGCAGAAATTTTTGATGCCGATATCCTAAAGAAAGCCTATGCCGAAGGATCTGTGAGTGCCGTTATTTATGCCAGAATAGGTTTTGGTGAAAATACCCCTGTAGATAGTAATGGAGATCCTATTGATGGTTATATGTTCCACGTAGTCAGAGATACATTGCAAGGAAGTACATTGAGAAGTCATTTTTATCTTGGAGCATTAATGGCAGATACTGAAAATCATTTGCCAGATGAAGTCGGGTTTGGATTGATGGAGCATTGTTACAGTGAATTTACCTATTTAGCCCACGTACTTCCTTCACTTTATTATGCTAAAAATAAAGAGGGAGACAAAGCTCCACTTCCTTGGTAG
- a CDS encoding MarR family winged helix-turn-helix transcriptional regulator, which translates to MIKDILHQFRVASRQYSDASLFMHEAIARKAGLSSADHKYLGLILQYDSITAGDISKLTGLTTGAVTGLIDRLKKKNFLKGNSLKRIEEKF; encoded by the coding sequence ATGATCAAAGATATTCTCCACCAATTTCGGGTAGCAAGCCGGCAATATTCAGACGCTTCCCTTTTTATGCATGAAGCAATTGCAAGAAAAGCAGGACTGTCCAGTGCCGATCATAAGTATCTGGGACTTATTTTACAATATGATTCTATTACAGCGGGAGATATTTCAAAACTCACTGGACTTACAACCGGTGCAGTAACAGGATTAATAGACCGTTTGAAAAAAAAGAACTTCTTGAAAGGCAATTCACTAAAGAGGATCGAAGAAAAGTTCTGA
- a CDS encoding ISAon1 family transposase N-terminal region protein, with product MLSDHELLKLLLPEFLVENFDILKAEEHNGELHIYFEEKNSIPQEFKERQLESKGFLAEIIVDDYPLRGKIVKLHVKRRRWTDKSSGEILQRDWQLVSKGTRMTKDFAGFLKKISRY from the coding sequence ATGTTAAGCGATCACGAACTTCTTAAATTACTACTTCCAGAATTTTTAGTTGAAAACTTTGATATCCTCAAAGCAGAAGAACATAATGGTGAACTTCATATCTATTTTGAAGAAAAAAACAGTATTCCACAAGAATTTAAAGAACGGCAGTTGGAATCAAAGGGTTTTCTCGCTGAGATTATTGTTGATGATTATCCATTACGGGGTAAAATCGTAAAACTCCATGTGAAAAGAAGAAGATGGACCGATAAGTCATCAGGAGAAATCCTTCAAAGAGATTGGCAGCTTGTATCGAAAGGCACCCGCATGACTAAAGACTTTGCGGGTTTCTTAAAAAAAATTAGCAGATACTAA
- a CDS encoding ISAon1 family transposase: protein MAEFFGVKAKTFQRQYKNTLSQYKDWKYRDHADQWVVYPDNLSDSLSLDEVALSDGELYTVLTSKKAKGQKGSIVAIIKGTQSDFIIEHLLKINRRLRMMVKEITLDMAGSMKRIAKRCFPNACLVVDRFHVQKLAIEALQEIRIKYRWEAIEMENSFEEQYPERQVFENGDTRKQLLARSRYLLYKSREKWTLSQRQRACILFAEYPDLEQAYQLTDKLRKIYNQNISKSIAMTKLAHWFKNVEEAGFKSFSILRKTVMNHYRDILNFFDKRSTNASAESFNAKIKNFRLQLRGVKDKTFFLFRLTKLFA, encoded by the coding sequence ATCGCAGAGTTCTTTGGAGTTAAGGCAAAGACTTTTCAAAGACAATATAAAAATACACTCAGCCAATACAAAGACTGGAAATACAGAGATCATGCAGATCAGTGGGTTGTTTATCCTGACAATCTTTCAGATTCTTTATCTTTAGATGAAGTGGCTTTATCTGATGGAGAACTTTATACAGTCCTTACCTCTAAGAAAGCAAAAGGACAAAAAGGTAGTATTGTGGCTATTATAAAAGGTACTCAGAGTGATTTTATCATAGAGCATCTTTTGAAAATCAACAGAAGGCTTCGGATGATGGTAAAAGAGATTACTTTGGATATGGCCGGTTCAATGAAGCGTATTGCGAAAAGATGCTTTCCCAATGCCTGCCTGGTGGTAGACCGTTTTCATGTTCAAAAGCTAGCGATAGAAGCTCTGCAGGAAATCAGGATCAAATATCGTTGGGAAGCTATTGAAATGGAAAATTCTTTTGAAGAGCAATATCCTGAAAGGCAAGTCTTTGAAAACGGAGATACCCGGAAACAACTTCTGGCAAGAAGCAGATACCTGCTTTATAAAAGCCGGGAAAAATGGACTTTATCCCAAAGGCAGAGAGCCTGTATCCTTTTTGCTGAATATCCTGATCTGGAACAAGCTTATCAGTTAACGGATAAACTTAGAAAAATTTATAATCAGAATATTTCAAAATCTATTGCGATGACTAAGCTGGCGCATTGGTTCAAAAACGTTGAAGAAGCCGGATTTAAATCGTTTTCTATCTTAAGAAAAACAGTAATGAATCATTACAGAGATATTTTAAACTTCTTTGATAAAAGAAGCACTAATGCTTCTGCTGAATCTTTTAATGCGAAGATCAAAAACTTTAGATTACAGCTTAGGGGTGTAAAAGACAAAACTTTCTTTCTTTTCAGATTAACCAAACTTTTTGCTTAG
- a CDS encoding RHS repeat-associated core domain-containing protein has product MEKPAYTICIGIIWEQLIFVTNSHGDATQFLLNLPFGETMLEQMDGSYNNPYKFNGKELDEDTGLYYYSARYYNPRLSVWYGVDPLAIYNPVTETQFYGDGQHNGGVYFWGT; this is encoded by the coding sequence TTGGAAAAACCGGCTTATACTATCTGCATAGGGATCATTTGGGAACAGCTAATTTTTGTTACCAATTCTCACGGAGATGCAACACAATTTTTGTTAAATTTACCATTCGGAGAAACCATGCTGGAGCAGATGGATGGATCATATAATAATCCATACAAGTTTAACGGAAAAGAATTAGATGAGGATACAGGTTTGTATTATTATAGTGCAAGGTATTATAATCCGAGATTGAGTGTTTGGTATGGTGTGGATCCGTTGGCAATTTATAACCCTGTAACAGAAACTCAGTTCTATGGTGATGGGCAGCATAATGGAGGGGTTTATTTTTGGGGAACCTGA
- a CDS encoding T9SS type A sorting domain-containing protein — MSGVTGSVAASVGQSFYENITSSVGSVTAGVQQSYEIIPTLGVDITEINLSLAVFPNPTTDILNLKVGFKDYNKYRYDLFDSSGKLLTSQPITQAQTQITMTSYPASIYLLKISKEGATIKIFKVLKNK, encoded by the coding sequence ATGTCAGGTGTTACAGGCAGTGTGGCTGCTTCTGTTGGCCAAAGTTTTTATGAAAATATAACTTCTTCAGTAGGAAGTGTTACAGCTGGTGTCCAGCAGTCTTATGAAATCATACCAACATTAGGAGTTGATATTACTGAAATCAATCTTAGTCTTGCTGTTTTCCCCAATCCCACAACAGATATTCTTAATCTGAAAGTCGGATTTAAAGACTACAATAAATATCGCTATGATCTTTTTGACAGCAGTGGCAAGTTACTGACAAGTCAACCGATAACTCAGGCACAAACTCAAATTACAATGACCTCTTATCCTGCTTCAATCTATCTATTAAAAATATCAAAAGAGGGGGCAACGATCAAAATTTTTAAGGTTCTTAAAAACAAATAA
- a CDS encoding collagen-like protein, whose protein sequence is MKKLSILAASFASALMFSQVQDAMSYQAIIRNSSNQLVSNQNVGMRFSILKGSTTGTVVYSETQTQTTNINGLVTVKIGAGTLVSGSYSTINWGSDIYFIKIETDPNGGNNYTITGISQLLSVPYALYAKTSGSSIPGPQGATGPQGLPGVTGPTGPVGAQGLTGATGMTGAQGLPGVTGPTGPVGAQGLTGATGVTGAQGIQGLPGVTGPTGPVGAQGLTGATGMTGPQGLPGITGPTGPAGAQGPQGNGFSNGTAGGQIILTNSTSPFTPGTPVNMSGDATINASGVVTIGANKITTTKIADASVTVAKISTSSGTASSSTYLRGDGTWSAPSSSGAQLLTGTASATMPAVGISGSFTITVNGAAVGDAVIVNPAGNVPTGDYPPIYTSKVTSANTVTVYIYDAGSVSGSSFSFKATVIK, encoded by the coding sequence ATGAAAAAACTTTCCATTCTAGCAGCCTCTTTTGCTTCTGCTCTCATGTTTTCACAAGTACAGGATGCAATGAGCTATCAGGCTATTATTAGAAATTCAAGTAATCAATTGGTAAGTAACCAGAATGTGGGGATGAGATTTTCTATATTGAAAGGCTCAACAACAGGAACTGTAGTATACTCGGAAACTCAAACTCAAACTACTAATATTAATGGTTTAGTAACAGTAAAAATTGGTGCCGGTACCTTAGTGAGTGGTTCTTATTCTACCATCAACTGGGGATCAGATATTTACTTTATAAAAATAGAAACAGATCCTAATGGAGGTAATAATTATACGATAACAGGAATATCACAGTTACTAAGTGTTCCTTATGCTTTATATGCGAAAACTTCAGGAAGTTCTATTCCGGGTCCTCAAGGAGCTACTGGCCCCCAAGGTCTTCCGGGAGTTACTGGTCCAACAGGCCCGGTAGGCGCTCAGGGATTAACTGGAGCTACTGGTATGACCGGTGCTCAAGGTCTTCCGGGAGTTACTGGTCCAACAGGCCCGGTAGGCGCTCAGGGATTAACTGGAGCCACTGGTGTGACTGGTGCTCAAGGTATCCAGGGTCTTCCGGGAGTTACTGGTCCAACAGGCCCGGTAGGCGCTCAGGGATTAACTGGAGCTACTGGTATGACTGGTCCTCAAGGTCTTCCGGGAATTACCGGTCCAACCGGTCCAGCGGGAGCTCAAGGTCCTCAGGGTAATGGTTTTTCTAACGGAACAGCTGGAGGACAAATTATTTTAACTAATTCAACATCACCTTTTACACCTGGAACTCCTGTAAATATGAGTGGAGATGCTACCATAAATGCTTCCGGGGTAGTAACCATTGGAGCTAATAAAATAACTACAACTAAGATTGCAGATGCTTCTGTTACAGTAGCAAAAATATCTACATCTTCAGGTACTGCAAGTTCATCTACTTATCTTAGAGGTGATGGAACCTGGTCTGCACCAAGCAGTAGTGGCGCACAACTGTTAACAGGAACTGCTAGTGCAACTATGCCGGCAGTGGGTATATCTGGTTCATTTACAATTACAGTGAATGGAGCTGCGGTAGGGGATGCGGTTATTGTAAATCCCGCTGGTAACGTTCCAACAGGAGATTACCCGCCCATCTATACCTCTAAAGTAACATCTGCAAATACGGTAACGGTTTACATCTATGATGCCGGTTCTGTTTCCGGTTCATCCTTTTCTTTTAAAGCCACAGTAATCAAATGA
- a CDS encoding tetratricopeptide repeat protein, whose protein sequence is MKNSENGFHKAAFYDDYSQYYSHLKLYDKAIECNTKAFLFLKQAKDSELKKKLLPRLYINKGIHSVFKGWYGTSLKCFLKGNELEDSAYSNCMVAQYYLFRHQPDSAGIYIAKSEEKMFSQKTSDAESLWVYYTMGYYYNEINNNDQAEKALKKALEINIKTRRTYSSHINNVYKSLAELYKKKDDGGKAYHYLKKYMEEEGRLDVARLNTMNKATENFISELKPESDWHRNDLPLTIALSITVLTISGIYVKKTIQTQRLKKKVLKEETEELKNHVKIKMLKEVIELAQKNDSSFLMKFKELYPDFISTLLKINPDLENSELAFCAMLKLNFSSKEIADYTFVQHRSVQQKKYRIRKRLNIPGEEDIYDFFGRISQ, encoded by the coding sequence TTGAAAAATTCAGAAAACGGTTTCCATAAAGCCGCGTTTTATGATGATTACAGTCAGTATTATTCTCATCTTAAATTATATGATAAAGCAATAGAATGCAATACAAAAGCATTTTTATTTCTCAAACAAGCCAAAGATTCAGAACTTAAAAAGAAACTTCTTCCCAGACTTTATATCAATAAAGGAATTCATTCTGTTTTTAAAGGATGGTACGGAACATCGTTGAAATGTTTTTTAAAAGGGAATGAATTGGAAGATTCAGCATACAGCAATTGTATGGTAGCCCAGTATTATCTTTTCAGACATCAGCCTGATTCTGCAGGAATTTATATTGCAAAGTCTGAAGAAAAGATGTTCAGCCAAAAAACAAGTGATGCAGAATCTCTTTGGGTATATTATACCATGGGATATTACTATAACGAAATTAATAATAATGACCAGGCGGAAAAAGCCCTTAAAAAAGCCCTTGAAATTAATATAAAAACAAGACGTACCTATTCATCTCATATCAATAATGTATACAAGTCCCTTGCAGAACTTTATAAAAAGAAAGATGATGGCGGCAAGGCATATCATTACCTGAAAAAATACATGGAAGAGGAGGGAAGACTGGATGTGGCCAGATTAAATACCATGAATAAAGCAACAGAGAATTTTATCTCTGAACTGAAACCCGAATCGGACTGGCATAGAAACGATCTGCCTTTGACCATTGCATTATCGATCACTGTGCTTACCATCTCAGGTATATATGTTAAGAAGACTATTCAAACACAAAGGTTAAAAAAGAAAGTTTTAAAGGAAGAAACAGAGGAATTGAAAAATCATGTTAAAATAAAAATGCTGAAGGAAGTTATTGAACTTGCCCAAAAGAATGATTCCTCCTTTCTGATGAAATTTAAAGAATTGTATCCGGATTTTATAAGTACTCTGTTAAAGATCAATCCGGATCTTGAGAATTCTGAGCTGGCTTTTTGTGCAATGTTGAAACTGAATTTTTCATCCAAAGAAATTGCAGATTATACTTTTGTGCAGCACAGATCTGTTCAGCAAAAAAAATACAGGATCAGGAAAAGACTTAATATTCCAGGAGAAGAAGATATTTATGATTTTTTTGGTAGAATAAGTCAGTAA
- a CDS encoding tetratricopeptide repeat protein → MVVRILLFVLFILVISCSPDSGKYEKSFDIPLMTENEQFRLAGEYDSLVNLNKKYYRKAQKLGYDGGKALCYINLARVNMSLENYQKANILFNNAEEILKDSDNPLHKAIFYNIYGRLNSEMRRVDKAFEYNNEALKNIEKSRNSELKTRVLFYIYLQQGDYYTQKRSLWKLWNIFRKPEGLIILGLQIVR, encoded by the coding sequence ATGGTGGTACGCATTCTTCTTTTTGTTTTATTTATTCTTGTGATTTCCTGCAGTCCTGATTCTGGGAAATATGAGAAAAGTTTTGATATTCCCCTGATGACGGAGAATGAACAATTCAGGCTTGCCGGTGAATATGACTCGTTGGTTAATCTCAATAAAAAATATTACCGAAAAGCACAGAAATTAGGGTATGATGGTGGTAAGGCATTATGTTATATTAACTTAGCCAGAGTCAATATGTCACTGGAGAATTATCAGAAAGCCAATATTCTTTTTAATAATGCAGAAGAGATTCTAAAAGATTCTGATAATCCTTTACATAAAGCTATATTTTATAACATTTATGGCAGACTTAATTCTGAAATGAGAAGGGTTGATAAAGCATTTGAATACAATAATGAAGCACTGAAAAATATTGAGAAAAGTAGGAATTCCGAATTAAAAACAAGAGTTCTCTTTTATATCTATTTGCAGCAGGGAGATTATTATACCCAAAAAAGAAGCCTATGGAAGCTCTGGAATATTTTCAGAAAGCCAGAAGGCTTGATCATACTGGGGTTGCAGATTGTACGATAA
- a CDS encoding DJ-1/PfpI family protein yields MNVAFLIYDQVEALDLNGPLDVFIKANVIAEGSYNCYTVGKTKDAVFMEANTMAVIPTYDVQTVPQPDMIVIPGANPDYVMAYLQDDDFQNTVMSWVKEQYDKGTTVFTVCTGSMHLSKTGILNHYEITTHSMLLDALEEYNPQSIVKRDARFVDQGQLITTAGITAGIDAALYLVEKHHGKKLSDTIVTLFEYQQKEFKH; encoded by the coding sequence ATGAATGTGGCATTTTTAATTTACGATCAGGTAGAAGCACTTGATTTAAATGGCCCATTAGACGTCTTTATTAAGGCCAATGTTATAGCTGAAGGAAGCTATAATTGTTATACGGTAGGAAAAACCAAAGATGCTGTATTTATGGAAGCTAATACAATGGCCGTCATTCCGACGTATGATGTACAAACGGTTCCTCAGCCGGATATGATTGTAATTCCGGGAGCAAATCCGGATTATGTGATGGCATATCTGCAGGATGATGATTTTCAGAATACTGTAATGAGTTGGGTAAAAGAACAATATGATAAAGGAACTACTGTTTTTACAGTGTGCACAGGAAGTATGCATTTATCTAAAACAGGAATATTGAATCATTATGAAATTACAACCCATTCTATGCTGCTGGATGCTCTGGAAGAGTATAATCCTCAGAGTATTGTGAAAAGAGATGCTCGGTTTGTAGATCAGGGACAGCTGATTACTACAGCAGGAATAACAGCAGGAATAGATGCTGCATTATATCTGGTTGAAAAGCATCATGGAAAAAAATTATCAGATACTATTGTAACTCTTTTTGAATACCAGCAAAAGGAATTTAAACACTAA
- a CDS encoding helix-turn-helix domain-containing protein has product MKFIHQIDSTKFTFFDFRNYPARYMENTQRVHLFEMIWFNEMNGIDEDHCVYLIPLYRSEKINFEEREGCVIAFKREYLEEDDKEFALDVFNLFNMQGQYTCLHLNDDVVETLQYLRILIEKEYQNSMGSYLVLKSLLKVFLLNLIRASQHYFLNQDIDQKRVYQFIMLMDDHYKTERKADFYASKMGLSEKRINQILKEKMHKTLTQLLHERLIVEAERMLLSGELTIKEIAFDLNFDDPAYFSRFYKKQAGHTPEEFRKLNDCL; this is encoded by the coding sequence ATGAAATTTATTCATCAGATTGATTCTACGAAATTTACCTTTTTTGACTTTCGAAATTATCCGGCTAGATATATGGAAAATACCCAACGGGTCCACCTTTTTGAAATGATATGGTTCAACGAAATGAATGGCATAGATGAAGATCATTGCGTTTATTTGATTCCCTTATATCGTTCTGAAAAAATAAATTTTGAAGAAAGGGAAGGATGTGTAATTGCTTTTAAGAGAGAGTATCTTGAAGAAGATGATAAGGAATTTGCGCTGGATGTTTTCAATCTCTTCAATATGCAAGGGCAGTACACCTGTCTCCATCTGAATGATGATGTGGTGGAAACACTTCAATACCTCAGGATATTGATTGAGAAAGAATATCAGAACTCAATGGGGAGCTATTTGGTTCTAAAGTCATTACTGAAAGTCTTTCTTCTCAACTTAATCCGTGCTTCCCAACATTATTTTTTAAATCAGGATATTGATCAGAAAAGAGTCTATCAGTTCATTATGCTGATGGACGACCATTACAAAACTGAGCGCAAGGCCGATTTTTATGCTTCAAAAATGGGGCTTAGTGAAAAACGGATCAATCAGATTTTAAAGGAAAAAATGCATAAAACCCTTACCCAGCTGCTGCATGAAAGACTTATTGTAGAGGCAGAAAGGATGTTGCTTTCAGGTGAACTCACAATAAAAGAAATTGCATTTGATCTTAATTTTGACGATCCCGCTTATTTTTCCCGGTTTTATAAAAAACAAGCCGGGCATACCCCTGAAGAGTTTAGGAAATTGAATGACTGTTTGTAA
- a CDS encoding GNAT family N-acetyltransferase, producing MNIEYRKLLPHESKIYRTLRLESLEQFPDAFEVNYQEALNIEKLRMETDIEKQTPEKWVLGAFADQKLIGLCVFVKNEDHSGTIYQMYVNKNFQGKNIGSGLLQAVIREAREKLNVVEVYLEVAHQNETAYHLYKKNGFHEVEHQNDKEEISKVIVMKYTV from the coding sequence ATGAATATTGAATACAGGAAACTTTTGCCTCATGAAAGCAAAATCTATCGGACTCTTCGCCTGGAAAGCCTTGAACAATTCCCCGATGCTTTTGAGGTCAATTATCAGGAAGCATTGAATATTGAGAAACTCAGAATGGAAACTGATATTGAAAAACAAACTCCTGAAAAATGGGTCTTAGGTGCTTTTGCAGATCAGAAATTGATTGGACTTTGTGTTTTTGTTAAAAATGAAGATCATTCCGGTACTATTTATCAGATGTATGTCAATAAAAACTTCCAAGGGAAAAATATAGGTTCTGGATTGTTGCAGGCAGTCATTCGTGAAGCCAGGGAAAAATTGAATGTAGTTGAAGTTTATTTAGAGGTTGCTCATCAAAATGAAACTGCTTATCATCTCTATAAAAAGAATGGGTTTCATGAAGTAGAGCATCAAAATGACAAAGAGGAAATATCGAAGGTTATTGTGATGAAATATACTGTATAA
- a CDS encoding GlxA family transcriptional regulator: MENALQHTGIKNIALLILPQVQLLDVAGPCDVFTAANLFLPDDNTGLKYKVHLISGTSDKIIYSGSGIPLTCSHTIYDIDFPIDTLLVAGTDLRTLDEINPDLYDYLQNTTGNVRRLGSVCVGAFVLAAAGLLTGKQVTTHWKYADILQRTYPDLDVNINPFFICDQGTYTSGGVSSGIDLALALLEEDLGKPLASEVAKHIVLHLKRSGVQSQFGNAISDYEMLSPFTKGIRDLLKDKLGQAISVEFMAESVHMSVRNFSRVFLRESGMTPGRFLEKMRLDQAKNMLEYTDMSIEVIAEKSGFNNVISLRRLFLKYLSISPSQYRKSYKGTE, from the coding sequence ATGGAAAATGCATTACAGCACACTGGAATAAAAAATATAGCACTCTTGATCTTGCCACAGGTTCAGTTATTGGATGTTGCCGGTCCGTGTGATGTATTCACCGCAGCTAATCTCTTTTTACCAGATGATAATACAGGGTTAAAATATAAGGTTCATCTTATATCCGGAACCTCAGACAAAATAATATATTCCGGATCTGGAATCCCTTTGACATGCAGCCATACGATTTATGATATAGATTTTCCGATAGATACTTTGTTGGTTGCCGGTACGGACCTTAGAACATTAGATGAAATCAATCCTGATCTTTATGACTATCTGCAAAATACTACAGGAAATGTAAGACGTTTAGGTTCAGTCTGTGTAGGTGCTTTTGTTTTAGCAGCAGCAGGTCTCTTGACTGGAAAGCAGGTAACTACGCATTGGAAATATGCTGATATTCTGCAACGAACTTATCCTGATCTGGATGTGAACATCAATCCGTTTTTTATTTGCGATCAGGGAACATACACTTCAGGAGGTGTTTCCTCCGGAATAGACCTGGCATTGGCACTTTTGGAAGAAGATTTGGGAAAACCATTAGCATCGGAAGTAGCCAAGCATATTGTCCTGCATTTAAAAAGATCCGGAGTACAATCTCAATTTGGAAATGCGATTTCTGATTATGAAATGTTATCACCCTTCACAAAGGGAATCAGAGATTTACTGAAAGATAAGCTGGGGCAAGCCATCAGTGTAGAATTTATGGCTGAATCTGTGCATATGAGTGTCCGTAATTTCTCAAGGGTATTTCTGAGGGAATCGGGAATGACACCTGGCCGGTTTCTTGAAAAAATGAGGCTGGATCAGGCCAAAAATATGCTGGAATATACAGATATGAGTATCGAAGTGATTGCTGAAAAGTCAGGTTTCAATAATGTTATCTCTCTTCGCCGTTTATTTTTGAAATACCTCTCCATTTCTCCGTCACAATACCGGAAAAGCTATAAAGGAACAGAATAA
- a CDS encoding glycosyltransferase family 2 protein codes for MRISLCLIVKNEGKFLSRCLESAAKFADEIIIVDTGSTDKTKQIAGEFTDKVFDFEWINDFSAARNFAFSKATMDYQMWLDADDVVPEKSVKDINELKNKLNDDVEIVTMKYVLSFDQNNNPAFYSTRERLFKKSKNYQWIEPVHECIPLVGNIHYTDIEIWHKKEGSEVISTRNIDIYRALEESGKEFSARQLYYYARELKDHNETDKAITFF; via the coding sequence ATGAGAATAAGTTTGTGCTTAATTGTTAAAAATGAGGGAAAATTTTTAAGCAGATGTCTGGAAAGTGCGGCAAAATTTGCTGATGAAATCATTATAGTAGATACAGGATCTACTGATAAAACTAAACAGATTGCTGGAGAATTTACAGATAAAGTTTTTGATTTTGAATGGATTAATGATTTTTCTGCTGCGCGTAATTTTGCATTTTCTAAAGCTACTATGGACTATCAGATGTGGTTGGATGCTGATGATGTTGTACCAGAAAAATCAGTCAAAGATATTAATGAACTAAAAAATAAATTGAATGATGATGTTGAGATTGTCACGATGAAATACGTTTTGTCATTTGATCAAAATAATAATCCGGCTTTTTATTCAACTCGTGAAAGATTATTCAAAAAGAGCAAAAATTATCAATGGATTGAGCCTGTTCATGAATGTATTCCTTTGGTAGGCAATATACATTATACTGATATTGAAATCTGGCATAAAAAAGAAGGATCTGAAGTGATTTCGACAAGAAATATTGATATATATAGAGCCTTAGAAGAGAGTGGAAAAGAATTTTCTGCAAGACAGCTGTATTATTATGCAAGAGAATTGAAAGATCACAATGAAACAGATAAAGCAATAACTTTTTTTTGA